A DNA window from Mucilaginibacter xinganensis contains the following coding sequences:
- a CDS encoding 2-hydroxyacid dehydrogenase — protein sequence MSASPVKVLFFSAKPYDIASFNQHNASYGFELEYLETHLGPHIVNAVDQGTFAVCVFVNDKLTTEVIAILAAKGAKVIALRCAGFNNVQLEAAKKYGITVCRVPAYSPEAVAEHAVAMLLTLVRKTHKAYNRVREQNFSLNGLLGFNLHGKTVGVIGTGRIGKAFCKIMLGFGCKVLAFDLFKDEEMVAAGVQYTTFDDVLRQADILSLHCPLTPDNRYLINQDSLGKMKQGATLINTSRGALIDTHAVIGALKTGRLANLGIDVYEQEERLFFKDLSGSIIEDDTIQRLLSFPNVLVTGHQAFFTEDALSQIAETTLASIHKLSKGLTPDDALIVQI from the coding sequence ATGTCAGCATCACCTGTAAAAGTCCTTTTCTTTTCGGCAAAGCCTTATGATATCGCCTCGTTTAACCAGCATAATGCCAGTTATGGCTTTGAGCTGGAGTACTTGGAAACACACCTCGGCCCGCACATTGTTAATGCGGTTGACCAGGGTACCTTTGCAGTTTGTGTGTTTGTAAACGACAAGCTGACAACCGAAGTAATAGCAATATTGGCAGCCAAAGGTGCAAAGGTAATTGCATTGCGCTGTGCCGGGTTTAATAATGTACAGCTGGAAGCGGCAAAAAAGTACGGGATAACGGTGTGCCGCGTGCCGGCGTATTCGCCCGAAGCGGTGGCAGAACATGCGGTAGCTATGCTGTTAACGCTCGTCCGCAAAACCCACAAAGCCTATAACCGGGTAAGGGAACAAAACTTTTCGCTCAACGGACTTTTAGGTTTTAACCTGCATGGAAAAACAGTGGGGGTTATAGGTACCGGGCGAATCGGGAAGGCCTTCTGTAAAATTATGCTGGGCTTTGGGTGCAAAGTACTGGCATTCGACCTGTTTAAGGATGAGGAAATGGTTGCTGCCGGTGTACAATATACCACCTTTGACGATGTGCTGCGGCAGGCAGATATCCTATCGCTGCATTGCCCGCTTACACCCGATAACCGTTATTTGATTAACCAGGACAGCCTCGGCAAAATGAAACAGGGAGCCACTTTGATTAACACCAGCCGGGGAGCGCTGATTGATACTCACGCTGTTATCGGAGCTTTAAAAACGGGCCGACTGGCTAACCTTGGCATCGATGTTTACGAGCAGGAGGAACGCTTGTTTTTTAAAGACCTTTCAGGAAGTATCATTGAAGACGACACCATACAGCGGCTGCTGAGTTTCCCAAATGTGCTGGTTACCGGCCACCAGGCCTTTTTTACCGAAGATGCGCTGTCGCAGATTGCCGAAACAACACTGGCCAGCATTCATAAATTAAGCAAAGGGCTAACACCTGACGACGCGCTGATTGTACAAATTTAA
- a CDS encoding DUF1543 domain-containing protein: MKLYLLLLGAEAPGRNIEQHDYFFGIANELKDLVPDLRAFWPEAGTTLHVDGWREVAKVDNFSVKVVLQDDEIPPSANKLFFLNLGGYTTDKLEEQHYIVLTVQQTRALAVQESKKSLFFKTNSLKGIATAHIDEKYGVDVDNIHQIEDLLSPTFKEKYRIVIGDGTALPDDEVHLGYFKLDKLK, translated from the coding sequence ATGAAATTGTATTTGTTATTATTAGGTGCCGAAGCGCCGGGACGAAATATTGAGCAGCATGATTATTTCTTCGGAATTGCGAATGAGCTGAAGGACCTGGTACCCGACCTGAGAGCCTTTTGGCCCGAAGCAGGTACCACCCTGCATGTGGACGGCTGGCGCGAAGTGGCTAAAGTTGACAATTTTTCGGTGAAGGTAGTTTTGCAGGACGATGAGATCCCGCCATCGGCAAACAAATTATTTTTCCTGAACCTTGGCGGCTACACCACCGACAAACTGGAAGAGCAACACTATATCGTACTTACCGTGCAGCAAACCCGTGCACTGGCCGTACAGGAATCCAAAAAAAGCTTGTTCTTTAAAACCAATTCGCTAAAAGGTATTGCTACAGCGCACATTGATGAAAAATATGGTGTGGATGTAGATAATATCCATCAAATAGAAGACCTGCTTTCACCAACTTTCAAAGAAAAATATCGGATTGTTATTGGCGACGGCACAGCGCTACCGGATGACGAGGTTCATTTAGGTTATTTTAAGCTGGACAAACTTAAATGA